A stretch of the Chitinivibrionales bacterium genome encodes the following:
- a CDS encoding tetratricopeptide repeat protein, translating to MLLKLLSNKKMSKSTIPSQKGISSPAIILIGLICALFSIVAFFSIKFILGRWSPSLANSERLFKEMKYDEALAVISKIEPKSNNMSELYTLYGKIWLARAWERQEKENWKNYGANVDDWLSCPEADKAEHYLKKAVQADPDNREARYYTARLYLEKGWFSRAESEYFEVLRLENEYIPAHIDLSALYVKTGNYDLAEKELKTVFSLDPDNPVAAKNLYVLYRFYKEIPESAMVWSNRYLNLDPKGDLDKYFIRENHKQMIERYPEFNLPDSQKWEKQDRRFKPTKRFGG from the coding sequence ATGTTGCTAAAATTATTGTCGAATAAAAAAATGTCCAAGTCAACAATACCATCACAAAAAGGGATATCGTCTCCGGCTATTATTCTTATCGGTCTTATTTGTGCCCTGTTCAGTATAGTAGCCTTTTTCTCCATTAAATTTATTTTGGGGCGGTGGTCTCCGAGCCTTGCAAATTCCGAGCGACTCTTTAAAGAAATGAAGTATGATGAAGCACTTGCGGTGATAAGCAAAATCGAGCCGAAAAGCAATAATATGAGTGAGCTCTACACCTTATATGGAAAGATATGGCTGGCCAGAGCCTGGGAACGGCAAGAAAAAGAAAACTGGAAAAATTATGGCGCAAATGTTGACGACTGGCTTTCATGCCCGGAAGCAGATAAAGCCGAACATTACCTGAAAAAAGCTGTTCAAGCCGACCCCGACAACAGAGAAGCCCGATATTACACAGCCCGTCTTTACCTCGAAAAAGGATGGTTTTCCAGAGCTGAATCGGAATACTTTGAAGTCCTTCGACTGGAAAATGAATATATTCCCGCTCATATCGATCTTTCGGCACTGTATGTCAAAACCGGCAACTACGACCTGGCCGAAAAGGAGCTGAAAACGGTCTTTTCTCTGGATCCCGACAATCCGGTGGCTGCAAAAAATCTCTATGTACTCTATCGATTTTACAAAGAAATTCCCGAATCGGCGATGGTGTGGTCAAATCGCTACCTGAATCTCGATCCAAAAGGCGATCTTGATAAGTATTTCATACGGGAAAACCACAAACAGATGATCGAACGATATCCGGAATTTAATTTGCCCGACAGCCAGAAGTGGGAAAAGCAGGATCGACGGTTCAAACCCACAAAACGGTTTGGTGGATAG
- a CDS encoding anti-sigma factor antagonist (This anti-anti-sigma factor, or anti-sigma factor antagonist, belongs to a family that includes characterized members SpoIIAA, RsbV, RsfA, and RsfB.) encodes MQYELEDKGKFKMVHIIGNIDTEVSTKELDNEISGLISEGTHHFVFNLERTTYLDSAGISIFIHCLCDVQENNGSIYIIAEENQVRTVLEMVGITRLIKTYKSEEEFLKDKGIPA; translated from the coding sequence ATGCAGTATGAATTAGAAGACAAGGGTAAATTCAAAATGGTCCATATTATCGGGAATATCGATACCGAAGTAAGCACCAAAGAGCTCGATAATGAAATATCCGGGCTGATTAGTGAAGGGACTCATCATTTCGTTTTTAATCTGGAACGGACCACATATCTCGACAGCGCCGGTATCAGTATTTTCATTCACTGTCTCTGCGATGTTCAGGAGAATAATGGATCTATTTATATAATTGCCGAAGAAAACCAGGTGCGCACGGTCCTCGAGATGGTAGGAATTACCCGTCTGATTAAAACCTATAAATCCGAAGAAGAGTTTTTAAAGGACAAGGGAATACCCGCATGA
- the corA gene encoding magnesium/cobalt transporter CorA has translation MIKSGLRLFRWYDKNIGLPPGTLVPEEELKSQSVRIGMFRYNPDQMQEKEITQRDFSECKKNDSIVWLNIDGLGDISLMQSVGDTFSLHDLVLEDICNINQRPKMEEHDDYLFFVLKMIYQVPGNSHIQSEQVSLILNKNTVLSFQEHHGDVFDIIRERIRKSGGRIRKMGADYLAYALMDAIVDNYFNVMANLAEEIEILENEVISDFSSETSAKIHAIRRKVILLRRSIWPLREVVNSLMRHESNFINETTVPFLRDLYDHTIQVIETLETFREVLAGLLDMYITIMSNRMNEVMKVLTIIATIFIPLSFIAGVYGMNFKYMPELELRWGYFGALGLMAATALTMILYFKIKKF, from the coding sequence ATGATTAAATCCGGATTGCGTCTCTTTCGATGGTATGACAAAAACATAGGTCTTCCACCAGGAACACTTGTTCCGGAAGAAGAGCTCAAATCGCAGTCGGTTCGTATTGGTATGTTCCGCTATAATCCGGATCAGATGCAGGAAAAGGAGATAACCCAAAGAGATTTCTCAGAATGCAAAAAGAATGATTCAATAGTCTGGCTCAATATCGATGGTCTGGGTGATATTTCCCTGATGCAATCTGTTGGCGATACCTTTTCTTTGCACGACCTGGTACTCGAGGATATCTGTAATATCAACCAGCGTCCTAAAATGGAAGAACATGACGATTATCTATTCTTTGTCCTTAAAATGATCTACCAGGTACCGGGCAATAGTCATATCCAGAGCGAACAGGTCAGTCTGATACTGAATAAAAACACTGTTCTCTCCTTTCAGGAACATCATGGTGATGTCTTTGATATAATCAGGGAGAGGATCAGAAAAAGCGGTGGAAGAATTAGGAAAATGGGTGCCGATTATCTGGCCTATGCGCTCATGGATGCTATTGTGGATAATTATTTCAATGTGATGGCAAATCTTGCAGAAGAGATTGAAATACTGGAAAACGAAGTTATCAGCGACTTTTCATCCGAAACCTCGGCTAAAATTCATGCAATTCGACGGAAAGTTATTCTTTTGCGACGATCGATCTGGCCCCTGCGGGAGGTCGTCAATTCACTCATGCGTCATGAATCAAATTTTATCAATGAAACTACTGTCCCCTTTCTTCGCGATCTCTACGATCATACCATCCAGGTGATCGAAACCCTCGAAACATTCAGAGAAGTACTCGCGGGACTACTTGACATGTACATCACCATCATGAGTAATCGAATGAATGAAGTCATGAAAGTTCTCACAATAATTGCCACCATTTTTATCCCCCTGTCATTTATTGCCGGCGTTTACGGTATGAATTTTAAGTATATGCCCGAACTTGAACTTCGCTGGGGTTATTTCGGAGCCCTGGGTCTCATGGCTGCCACAGCCCTGACAATGATCCTCTATTTCAAGATCAAGAAATTCTGA